One region of Brassica napus cultivar Da-Ae chromosome A10, Da-Ae, whole genome shotgun sequence genomic DNA includes:
- the LOC106443430 gene encoding WPP domain-interacting protein 2-like: MMDYNEENSDDHEARASTESVEESPSEIKNNGSSNSLDALTEAFNSYHNLQQVLEKELHKFQELGKEESISLLHGGSESSSCIHSGHDQAVESSSSRWSGSDNTGEKRLTCLDSEVLNLVKNVKHLEIKLEETKRVLDVKESQIRDLESTISVSGQGTEMEIGIEDIFQQKIEAEIEHLTFSRSVENLKRKIKLIEEEKALAEAHETLSKLEEAKTKAENLKNQALDLQDHCVDIKEIQEVKSFKKRVVKTTSCLLLQLGLLFILFNVLLVPASETVVPT, from the exons ATGATGGATTACAACGAAGAAAATAGTGATGATCACGAGGCACGTGCTTCAACAGAGTCTGTGGAAGAGTCCCCGTCCGAGATCAAGAACAATGGTTCCTCAAACAGTCTGGATGCGTTAACTGAAGCCTTCAACAGTTACCACAACTTGCAACAAGTCCTAGAAAAAG AACTCCACAAATTCCAAGAGCTTGGGAAAGAAGAATCTATATCATTACTACATGGTGGATCAGAAAGCAGCAGTTGCATACACTCAGGACATGACCAAGCCGTTGAATCAAGCTCTTCTCGCTGGTCTGGGTCTGATAACACAGGTGAGAAGAGATTAACTTGTCTAGATTCCGAGGTACTAAACCTGGTGAAGAATGTAAAGCATCTGGAGATCAAACTAGAAGAAACAAAGCGTGTTCTCGACGTTAAAGAATCACAAATCCGTGACCTCGAATCCACCATAAGCGTTTCAGGGCAAGGAACAGAGATGGAGATTGGGATAGAAGACATTTTCCAGCAAAAGATAGAGGCAGAGATTGAACATCTTACATTCTCAAGATCGGTCGAGAACCTAAAAAGAAAGATCAAACTGATTGAAGAAGAGAAGGCTTTGGCAGAAGCTCATGAGACTTTGTCAAAGCTTGAAGAAGCAAAAACCAAAGCTGAGAATCTAAAGAATCAAGCTCTAGATTTACAAGACCATTGTGTTGACATCAAAGagatacaagaagtgaagagtttCAAGAAGAGAGTAGTTAAGACCACTTCATGTCTTCTTCTACAGTTAGGTTTGCTGTTTATACTGTTTAATGTCCTGTTAGTGCCAGCGTCGGAAACCGTTGTACCCACATGA